The DNA window GCTGTTGAGCACCTGGACCACGGCGATGATCTGGCCATCGGTGTTGCGGATGGGCTGGCAGAGCATGGAGCGGGTCTGGAACCCGGAGCGCGAGTCGATGTCGGCGTGAAAGCGCGGATCGTTGTAGGCGTCGCGGATGTTGATGCTCTGACCGCTCTGGGCGACCCAGCCGGCGACGCCCTGGCCGGGCTCCAGCACGATCTGGGTGTTGGAGCCCTGGGCGATCTTGCCATGGAGGCGCCCGGAGGGCTGCTCGACCAGATAGAGGGTGGAGCGCTCGGCGCGCATCAACTCGGTGAGCTGCTCCAGGGTGATCTCGAGAAACTCGTTGCGATCCAGGGTCGCGCCCAGCGCGCTGCTGATCTGCAAGAGGGAGCTGTAGCGGCGCTGCTGCTGCTGGAGCTGGCAGCGAAAGGCCAGCAGGAGCTCGACCTTCTGATCGTCGCTGAGCTGGCGCAGGCTCTGATCGGTGAGGCGCCCGGGCTCGCGTAGCATCGGCGGCGAGTCAGGGGCCGTGGCCGGGATCGCCGCCAGCGCGCCGGTGATCTGGCGTACGCGGCGGGCGCGCAGCGGGGTGTGTAGGGTCTTCTCGGACATCGCGATCGCCTGCAGCACAAAAAGAGGGCGGTCAGCGCGGCAGGTCCACAGCGACCGGCCTGAGCATGGACCCGAGCCTAGCACAGCGCTGCGCCCGGTGCATGCTCAGGCCACAGGGCGCGGGGCGCCCGGCGCATAAAAAAACCGCCACCCCGAGTTGAGATCGGAGCGGCGGTTTTACTAGGAGCGCTGCAAAGAGGCCCCGGCTCGGTCAAACGACTGAGCTTCAGGCGACCACGTCTTTGAGCGTGAGGCCTTCGGACTTCAGGAAGGACAGCAGGCCCTTCTTGGTCACGCTGCGCAGGGCGCGGGCCGAGAGGCGCACGCGGACCCAGCGATCTTCTTCGGGGATGTAGATGCGCTTGTTCTGCAGGTTGGGCAGCTGGCGCATTTTGGTCTTGTTGTTGGCGTGCGAGACGCGGTTACCAACAAGCGGCTTCTTACCGGTGAGTTTGCATTTGCGAGCCATGGGATTCTCCTATCATTCAACGGTCAGACGCGACGTCGTGTCGTGACTTGAGTTTGACGTACCTATTTGGCCGGCACGCCCGGCAAGGGGGCGCGCTTCGGAGGCGGGAGACTGGCAGCGAGGTGGACCGATGTCAAGCCGATCGTCCAAAAAGGGGGGTAAACCCCACTGCGATCGCGCTTTTAGCGGCCTTTGGGCGCGCGGGCGCGCCTTGAAATGGTGGGGGGGCTCTTGTAGATTGCGGACGACCCAATCGCGGGCGGTGTGGCTTGAAATGCTCGCGAAACATCGACCTCCGGAGGCAATCGGTGAGCGACGGAAAGTTGTCGTCGAAGTTGCAAGACGAACAGGCGCAGACGGCACAGGGCGAGGGCGCAGAAGGGCTCTCGTTTCGGCTTGGCGGGCGGATTCGCGCGCCGCGCTCCAGTGGCCTGGATCTGCCGGCCTATCAACCCGAAGAGGATGAGGCGGTGGCCGCCGTCGCCAAGCGCTTTCGCAGCGGCCCGGGCTTTGGCGGGGCGGCGCTTAAAAACGCGCCCACGCTCGATGGCGATGATGCCGGGGCGGGCGACGTCGACGCTGGATTCTTACTGGATGCGCTGGAGGCCACCGCTGAGCCGGTGACGCTGGCGCCGCTGGAGGATCTGGGGGAGGTGTCGATCACCGGGCGCGATCTCAGCCAGAGCAGCGAGAATCTTCCCCTGGTCGAGGTGGAGCCGCTGGAGGAGAGCCGCCGGCCGGCGGTCTGCCCCTCCTGCCATGCGGAGAACCCGGCCTCGATGAAGTTCTGCGTGGAGTGTGGCGGGGCGCTGGCGGCTCCGCAGAAGGCGGGGGGCCAAAAGGTGAGTCTGCGCAGCCGGGTGGGCTCCGCACTGGTGGAGAAGCGCCGGGAGCCGCCGCCTGCCTCGGAGGCCGCGCGCCAGAAGAATCCCTGGCCGATCCAGTTGATCTCGATCAACGAGGATGGCAGCGACGGCACCGCGATCGCCCTGGAGTTTCTGGAGACCACGGTGGGGCGCGAGGGCGATCAGCGTTTTCCCACCGACGGCTTCTTAAGTCCGCGGCACGCCCGCTTTCACGTACTCGATGGCCAGCTCTTCATCGAAGATCTCTACAGCCTCAACGGCACCTTCATTAAGCTGCGGGACGAGACTCGGCTCACCGCCGGCGACACGATCTTGATGGGGCGCCAGGTGCTGCGCTTTGAGCGCTTCGAGCAGTCGATCACGCCCAAAACCAAGAGCAGTGACGGCACACGCTACATGGGGAGCCCGGCGCCCGGGGGCACGTTTAAGATCCTGCAGATCGGCATCGGCGGGATCATCCAGAACGTGTACTGCCTGCCCGAAGCCGGCGCCGTGCTCGGTCGGGAGAAGGGCGACATTGTGTTCCCGCACGACAAGTTCATGAGCGGGCGCCACGCCCAGATTTACGCCGGCGATGACAACCAGTGCTACCTGGTCGATCTGAACTCGTCGAACGGCACCTGGATCAAGATCTGGGAGAAGACCGCGCTGAAGCATCGCGACTATATTTTTATGGGGCAGCAACTCTTTCGCGTGCATCAGGAGCAGCAGGGCTAAGGAGCTCCTTGCCACGCTAAGTCCGCACAGGCCCTCCGGTAAAAGCCGGAGGGCTTTTTTTGCGCGGCGTCCGGGGGTTCATTCCCATGGGGTATCTGTGGTTGACATCATCGGGGCCTCATGGCACATCAACGCGCGGTGTGGATAACCTGCCGTGGAAGTTAAGGATTTTACACTTCGATAAGAATGTGTGCGCTATTCTTAATGACCCTTTGAACTGCATACGAACGAGTAGTGGAATGACGAAGTCGGAACTCATTGAGCTGGTCTCGCAACGTATCGATGTCCCCAAAAATCACGCCGAAGAGATTGTGAACGCGGTGTTCGACGCGATGAGCGACGCGCTGATGGAGGATGAGCGCATCGAAGTGCGGGGCTTTGGCAGCTTCTCCATCCGCAAGTACCGCGCCCGCAAGGGACGCAACCCGCGTACCGGAGATGAGGTGCAGGTGGCGGCCAAGAAGTCGGTTCATTTCAAGGTGGGAAAAGAGCTGCGTGAGCGTGTCGATACGCTGGAGGCCTGAGGGGCGTTGCAGACGTGAGTGGAGAGGGGTTCGGGGGAACCCCAAACACAAGAGCCGACCGCGCGTAACGCGGTCGGCTCTTGTGTTTGGAGAGGCCTACGGGGATGAGCGCCGGGCCTACTCCACGTCGAGGAATTTATGGATCTGGAGTCCCAGGCGGATCTGCTGGCCGCTCTCCAGGATCCAGTTGGCCAGCTCGTGGCTGTTGAGCTCGCCATGGACTGGCGAGAAGATCACGTGGGCGTGGTTCAGGACGTCGTGCTCTTCGAGGGTGGCGATCGCCCAGTCGAAGTCGGCGCGATCCTGGAGCACGATCTTCACCTCATCGCTGGCCTTAAGATGGGCGATGTTGGCGTAGAGGTTTTTGTCGACCTCGCCACTGCCCGGAGCCTTGAGATCCATGATCACATGCACCCGCGGGTCGATGGGGGAGATGTCCAGCGAGCCGGAGGTCTCAATGAGCACGGTGTAGCCCAGGTCGCAGAGCCGGGTCATCAGCGTGTGGACCGGGCGCTGGAGCAGGGGCTCACCACCGGTGATCTCGACGACCTTGCAGCCGATCTCATCGAGGCGAGCGATGATCGCGTCGATTTCGGTGCGCTCACCACCTTTGAAGGAGTAGGTGGTATCGCACCAGGTGCAACGCAGGTTGCAGCGGGAGAGGCGCACGAAGGTGCAGGGCAGGCCGGCAAAGCTGGATTCGCCCTGGATGCTAAAGAAGATCTCGGTCAGGCGCAGCCAGCTGCGCTCTTCGCGTTCGGGGCGGCCGCGTTCGATCGCGTGATCGGCGGCGCGCTCGGCGGGCGTGGTGGAAGCCATGAGAGGTACCTATGGAGACAGACGTGAGGGAGCTAGCCACCGTCTGTGGTGGCCAGGGCCTGGTAAACGCGATGCAGCGCAGGCGATCTTCCTCATACGTGCAATGAGGCGGGGGGAGACCCGGCCGACGGCCGGGCTCAGGAGCACTGACCCATAATACAGGCCCGGCCCTCGGTGCAATCGCTGTCGGTGGAGCAGGAGCCGGGAAGGACGCATTGCTGATTCTGGCAGACTTCGGGGAAGGAGCAATCCTGGTCGGCGTCGCACTCGGTCCCGCCCAGGCATACCCCGCTGATGCAGAGCTCATTGGCGGCGCAGTCGGCGTTGATGCGGCAGCTGGGAGCCGGGCTGGTGTCTTCGCACACCCCGAAGTTGCATTCGGTGCCCTGTGCGCAGTCGGTGTCGCGATCGCATTGCGCCGGAGGGAAGCTGAAGCAGGCCCCGGCGTAGCAGACCTGGCCCGTGGGGCACTGACTGTCGGCGGTGCAGCCCCCGGGGTTGTCGCAGACGAAGTTGATGCAGCTGGTCGGGCTGGGGCAGTCGGCATCGGAGCTGCAGGCCGGCTCCTGCACGCAGCGCTCGGCGACGCAGATCAGGCCGCTGGAGCACTCCTGGTCGCTCTGGCACCGGGTGGGCTGGCAGTAGCCGGCGTCGCAGCGCTGGTTGTCGGGGCAGTCGGCATCCGCTGAGCAGTTGGCGCTGACGCGGCAGATCCCGTCCTGGCAGGACGTCCCGGAGGGGCAGTCCACGTCGGCCTGGCAGCTGCGCACCAGACGGCAGGTGTCGCCGATGCACGTCTGACCCTGGGGGCAGTCGTTGCTGGAGGAGCAGGAGGTCGGCTCGATGCAACGACCGCTGAGGGTGTCGCAGCTGCGGCCGTCGGGGCATTCGGCGTCGGTGCGGCAGGGGGGCGCGGTGCGGCACTCCCCGGCGACACATTCCTGGCCGGGACCGCAGTCGGCGTGGATGGAGCACTCCGGGGGGAGATCGACGCAGACGCCCTGCTCACACTGCTGGTTGGGCGCGCACTGGTTGTCGTTGGAGCACTCGGAGATCAGCGGGCGGCAGTTGCCGCCGCGGCACTCAAAGCCCCCGGGGCAGTCGATATCGTCGGTGCACTGGGGCGCTGTCGGCACGCAGGCGCCGTTGTCGCAGACTCGCCCCGGGCCGCAGTCGCCATCGGCGGCGCACTGCGCCGCGACACAGGTTTCATCGATGCACCGGGCATCCGTGGGGCACTGATCGTCACGCACGCATTCGCGCACCTGCTGGCACTGGTAGTTGAGGCAGCGCTCGGTGGCCGCGCAGTCGCGGTCATTGGTGCATTCGGGGCGCGGCGCGCAGATGCCGAATTCGCAGATCTCCGAGGGGCGGCAGTCGCTGTCGCCGCTGCACTGGGGCGGAGGCAGCGGCAGGCAGACGCCGGCCACGCAGCTGGCACCGGGGAAGCAGTCGCCGTCGGACTGGCAGCCGCTCGGGTCGACGCAGACGTTGTTGATGCACTGCAGGTTGGGCAGCGGGCAGTCCTGATCGCCGGTGCAGGCCAGGGGCGGGATGCAGCGCTGGGCAACGCACTGCCAGGCCGGCGGGCATTGAGCTTCATTCTGGCAGCGGCTGGCCACGCAATTGCCCAGGTCGCAACGCTCACCGGTTTCACAGTCGTTATCCGCGCTGCACTCGGGGCGCGGCTGGCAGAAGAAGCCGTTGCAGATGGTGCCGCCGGGGCATTCGCTGTCGACGGTGCACTGACGGATGTCCACGCAGCGATCGTCGAGGCAGGTGAACCCGTCGGGGCAGTCGTTGGCGCTGGAGCACTCCACCGCCGGCTGGCATTGACGCGTCAGCGCTTCACATTCCTGACCCGGGGGGCAGTCGGCGTCGCGACGGCACTGCTCCGGCGTGGTGCAGAAGTTGTTCTCGCAGATCTCGTCCACGCGGCAGTCGGCATCGGACTGGCAATCGCCCTGGGGCAAACACTGACCGTTCTGGCAGAACTCATCGGCGCGGCAGTCGGCATCGGAGTGGCATTGATTCGGGTTGATGCAGGCGCCCTGCTCACAGATCTCGCCAGGGGCGCACTCATCATCGACGGTGCAGGCGTCGACGGGCACGCAGTCGCCACGTTCGCAGACGTGGCCCGGCGAACAGGTGACCGCCTGGCAGGGGTCGGTGAACTCACAGCGGAAGTCGATGCATTGCTCGTCGCGGCGGCAGTCGGTATCGGCGCGGCAATCCCCGATGAAGTAGCAGTCGCCGCTCAGGCAGATCTCGGCCTGGCCGCAGTCGCTGTCCACCTGACAGCCCTGGGTGGTGACACATTGGCCGGCGCGGCAGATCTCGGTGGGCAGGCAGTCCTGATCGCTCTGGCACTGGGGACCACCGAAGCATTGCCCGTCGATGCAGCTCTGTCCCAGTCCGCAGTCAAAGTCGTCGATGCACTCCGGGGGGCGCGGCAGGCACTGGCCGTTGGTGCAGACCTCGCCGGCGGCGCAGTCGCGGTTGATCTGGCACTGATCCTGGGTGGGCTGGCAGATGCCCTCCTGGCAGGACTGGCCCTGCGGGCACTGATCATCGAACTGGCAGGATGTGAACACGCAGGAGCCTGCGATGCACTGGCCTCCCGGGCCACATTGGGCGTCGCGCTCGCACTGGGGCGCGACACACTGGGCATCCTGGCAGACCTGTCCAAAGGCGCATTCGTCGTCGCGAAGGCACTCGCCATCGAAGACGCAGAAGCGATCGAGGCAGGCGAAATGCTCCGGGCATTGGTCGTCGTTCTGGCATTCGCCGTCGATGGGTACGCACATCTGATCGAGGCAGATGGCCTCTGAGCCACAGTCGTCATCGAAGAAGCATTCCGGGGGGAGCACCTGGCAGATGCCGTCGAGGCAGCTGGCCTGACCGGGGCAGTCTTCGTCAATGAAGCACTCCTGGGCCGGGACGCAGACGTTGGCTTCGCAGCGCCCGTCGGCCGGGCAGTCGTTGTCGTTGAAGCACTCCAGCTGGGGGTGGACGCAGATCTGATCCATGCAGAACTGGTCGCCTTCGCAATCCTCGTCGGACTGGCATGCGGGGACATCCTCGCACTGACAGGTGTCGCTGCAGCTCAGCTCCACGGGGCAGTCGCTATCGTCGCTACATTCGCAGGTCTGGGTGCAGACGCCATCGACGCAGAGCTCGCCGGCGTCGCACTCGTCGTTCTCCTGGCAGGCGGGCAGGCAGCTGCCCTCCAGGCAGATTTCGCCGGTGTTGCAGTCGGTGTCCACCGCGCACTGGGGCCCGGGCGGCTGGCAGGCGCCTTCGATGCAGAGGTTGCCTTCGGGGCAGTCCTCATCGCGTTCGCAGGCCGGAATCGGCGCGCAGAAGCGGCCCAGGCAGGTGGCATTCTCCGGGCAGTCGGCCTCGCTCTGGCAGCGCAGGGGCTCGGAGCACACCGAGCCCAGGCATTGCGAGCCCGCCGGGCACTCGCCATCGTCCACGCAGCGATCCATAAGAACGGTACGGCCGCAGCCGGCTA is part of the Lujinxingia litoralis genome and encodes:
- a CDS encoding HU family DNA-binding protein; the encoded protein is MTKSELIELVSQRIDVPKNHAEEIVNAVFDAMSDALMEDERIEVRGFGSFSIRKYRARKGRNPRTGDEVQVAAKKSVHFKVGKELRERVDTLEA
- a CDS encoding radical SAM protein, producing the protein MASTTPAERAADHAIERGRPEREERSWLRLTEIFFSIQGESSFAGLPCTFVRLSRCNLRCTWCDTTYSFKGGERTEIDAIIARLDEIGCKVVEITGGEPLLQRPVHTLMTRLCDLGYTVLIETSGSLDISPIDPRVHVIMDLKAPGSGEVDKNLYANIAHLKASDEVKIVLQDRADFDWAIATLEEHDVLNHAHVIFSPVHGELNSHELANWILESGQQIRLGLQIHKFLDVE
- a CDS encoding FHA domain-containing protein, whose translation is MSDGKLSSKLQDEQAQTAQGEGAEGLSFRLGGRIRAPRSSGLDLPAYQPEEDEAVAAVAKRFRSGPGFGGAALKNAPTLDGDDAGAGDVDAGFLLDALEATAEPVTLAPLEDLGEVSITGRDLSQSSENLPLVEVEPLEESRRPAVCPSCHAENPASMKFCVECGGALAAPQKAGGQKVSLRSRVGSALVEKRREPPPASEAARQKNPWPIQLISINEDGSDGTAIALEFLETTVGREGDQRFPTDGFLSPRHARFHVLDGQLFIEDLYSLNGTFIKLRDETRLTAGDTILMGRQVLRFERFEQSITPKTKSSDGTRYMGSPAPGGTFKILQIGIGGIIQNVYCLPEAGAVLGREKGDIVFPHDKFMSGRHAQIYAGDDNQCYLVDLNSSNGTWIKIWEKTALKHRDYIFMGQQLFRVHQEQQG
- the rpmB gene encoding 50S ribosomal protein L28 yields the protein MARKCKLTGKKPLVGNRVSHANNKTKMRQLPNLQNKRIYIPEEDRWVRVRLSARALRSVTKKGLLSFLKSEGLTLKDVVA
- a CDS encoding DUF7107 domain-containing protein, which translates into the protein MTCGLNMAASSFSLRMFVRLVMTLTLLGSLGLAGCGRTVLMDRCVDDGECPAGSQCLGSVCSEPLRCQSEADCPENATCLGRFCAPIPACERDEDCPEGNLCIEGACQPPGPQCAVDTDCNTGEICLEGSCLPACQENDECDAGELCVDGVCTQTCECSDDSDCPVELSCSDTCQCEDVPACQSDEDCEGDQFCMDQICVHPQLECFNDNDCPADGRCEANVCVPAQECFIDEDCPGQASCLDGICQVLPPECFFDDDCGSEAICLDQMCVPIDGECQNDDQCPEHFACLDRFCVFDGECLRDDECAFGQVCQDAQCVAPQCERDAQCGPGGQCIAGSCVFTSCQFDDQCPQGQSCQEGICQPTQDQCQINRDCAAGEVCTNGQCLPRPPECIDDFDCGLGQSCIDGQCFGGPQCQSDQDCLPTEICRAGQCVTTQGCQVDSDCGQAEICLSGDCYFIGDCRADTDCRRDEQCIDFRCEFTDPCQAVTCSPGHVCERGDCVPVDACTVDDECAPGEICEQGACINPNQCHSDADCRADEFCQNGQCLPQGDCQSDADCRVDEICENNFCTTPEQCRRDADCPPGQECEALTRQCQPAVECSSANDCPDGFTCLDDRCVDIRQCTVDSECPGGTICNGFFCQPRPECSADNDCETGERCDLGNCVASRCQNEAQCPPAWQCVAQRCIPPLACTGDQDCPLPNLQCINNVCVDPSGCQSDGDCFPGASCVAGVCLPLPPPQCSGDSDCRPSEICEFGICAPRPECTNDRDCAATERCLNYQCQQVRECVRDDQCPTDARCIDETCVAAQCAADGDCGPGRVCDNGACVPTAPQCTDDIDCPGGFECRGGNCRPLISECSNDNQCAPNQQCEQGVCVDLPPECSIHADCGPGQECVAGECRTAPPCRTDAECPDGRSCDTLSGRCIEPTSCSSSNDCPQGQTCIGDTCRLVRSCQADVDCPSGTSCQDGICRVSANCSADADCPDNQRCDAGYCQPTRCQSDQECSSGLICVAERCVQEPACSSDADCPSPTSCINFVCDNPGGCTADSQCPTGQVCYAGACFSFPPAQCDRDTDCAQGTECNFGVCEDTSPAPSCRINADCAANELCISGVCLGGTECDADQDCSFPEVCQNQQCVLPGSCSTDSDCTEGRACIMGQCS